The Candidatus Nanosynbacter lyticus genome window below encodes:
- a CDS encoding sensor histidine kinase, which translates to MKLFFSATLKLAGWYLLILMTVSLLFSGIIFQVTSSELDVQLSNWSKHHKTDSHTETTIIRDHPSISTTNLLISLGYLNLIVLLGGGVCAYILARRTLEPIEAAHDAQSRFTANASHQLRTPLAVIKAEAELALSDRRTSKASLRQTLQSTLEETDRLTQLTETLLKLSSANRQLETTTETFDITDLTKKLITERKADARTVLITDEAITLTSHRLIVRELIAIILDNALRHSPRKSRVQVDIKATNHRVTVCLTNDGQIAARDLPHIFERFFSGEQGSGGYGLGLSLAKQLAGALGGQLTAASRKGTTTFTISLPKTL; encoded by the coding sequence GTGAAATTATTTTTCTCGGCAACACTCAAGCTCGCCGGCTGGTACTTGCTCATTCTGATGACCGTCAGCTTGCTATTTAGCGGCATTATCTTTCAAGTTACCAGCTCCGAGCTCGACGTCCAGCTCAGTAACTGGAGCAAGCATCACAAAACTGATAGCCACACCGAAACCACCATCATCCGCGACCATCCGTCAATCTCGACCACCAACCTACTAATCAGCCTCGGCTATCTCAACCTCATCGTACTGCTCGGCGGCGGTGTGTGTGCCTATATATTGGCCCGGCGGACGCTTGAGCCGATCGAGGCAGCACATGACGCCCAGTCGCGCTTTACCGCCAACGCCAGCCATCAGCTGCGCACACCACTGGCTGTCATCAAGGCTGAGGCCGAGCTGGCATTGTCCGACCGACGCACCAGCAAAGCATCACTCCGCCAGACGCTCCAAAGTACGCTCGAAGAGACCGACCGCCTGACGCAGCTGACCGAGACGCTGCTCAAATTGTCATCTGCCAATCGACAACTAGAAACCACAACCGAGACCTTTGACATCACTGACCTCACCAAAAAGCTGATCACTGAACGCAAGGCCGATGCGCGCACCGTACTGATCACCGACGAGGCCATCACCTTGACCAGCCACCGCCTCATCGTCCGCGAACTCATCGCCATCATCCTCGACAATGCCCTGCGCCACAGCCCGCGTAAGTCTCGCGTCCAGGTTGACATCAAGGCCACGAACCACCGCGTCACCGTCTGCTTGACGAACGATGGCCAAATCGCGGCACGTGACTTACCGCATATTTTTGAGCGATTTTTCTCTGGCGAGCAGGGCAGTGGTGGCTACGGCCTTGGCCTCAGTCTCGCCAAGCAACTGGCCGGCGCCCTCGGTGGCCAACTCACCGCCGCCAGCCGCAAGGGCACCACAACGTTCACCATTTCACTACCAAAAACTCTGTAA
- a CDS encoding response regulator transcription factor: MRLLIIEDEPKIARIIAEALRREHHAVDVTHDGDEGLNMAMSEPYDLLVVDRMLPGQSGTDIVRTVRGQGKDMPILLLTALGTTEDKTSGLDSGADDYLVKPFAIAELTARVRALLRRPPIQQPDTLQIADLVIDQTTQSVTRAGTAIDLTSKEYALLEYLARHPGQTLSKDTLIAHVWDFDADILPNNVEAYIKQLRKKIDKPFRRPLIHTVRGFGYKLEAGE; the protein is encoded by the coding sequence ATGCGCCTCCTCATCATCGAAGACGAACCAAAGATTGCCCGGATTATCGCCGAGGCCTTGCGGCGTGAGCATCACGCCGTGGACGTGACGCATGACGGAGACGAGGGGCTGAATATGGCGATGAGTGAGCCGTACGATCTACTAGTCGTTGATCGGATGTTACCAGGACAGAGTGGCACGGATATTGTGCGGACAGTACGTGGGCAGGGCAAGGATATGCCGATTTTGCTGTTGACAGCGCTGGGGACGACTGAGGACAAGACGTCCGGCCTGGACAGCGGCGCTGATGATTATCTCGTCAAGCCCTTCGCCATCGCCGAACTCACCGCCCGCGTGCGAGCGCTCCTCAGGCGCCCACCAATTCAGCAACCGGACACGCTCCAGATCGCCGATCTCGTGATCGACCAGACAACACAATCCGTCACTCGTGCTGGCACCGCGATCGACCTGACTAGCAAGGAGTACGCGCTCCTCGAATACCTGGCGCGCCACCCCGGCCAGACACTCAGCAAAGACACATTGATCGCCCATGTGTGGGATTTTGATGCCGATATTTTACCCAACAACGTCGAGGCCTACATCAAGCAGCTGCGCAAAAAAATCGACAAGCCGTTTCGCCGGCCGCTGATTCACACCGTGCGTGGCTTTGGGTATAAATTGGAGGCTGGCGAGTGA